The Impatiens glandulifera chromosome 3, dImpGla2.1, whole genome shotgun sequence genome contains a region encoding:
- the LOC124931668 gene encoding chaperone protein dnaJ 8, chloroplastic-like codes for MAAVAMIGRCSSSWIQLNDAKNRTTTTTTRNGRGRGRGRICSVYSSTVADPYKTLRIQPGASEPEVKKAFRKLALQYHPDVCRGGNCSVQFHRINEAYDVVMNSLRGETLDEEPFECVAQEEDMWEEWMGWEGAGIRDYSSHINPYI; via the exons ATGGCAGCGGTTGCGATGATCGGAAGATGTTCGTCTTCATGGATCCAATTGAATGATGCGAAGAACAGGacgacaacaacaacaacgagaaatggaagaggaagaggaagaggaagaattTGTTCTGTATATTCATCCACCGTAGCTGATCCTTACAAGACATTAAGGATTCAGCCAGGGGCTTCTGAACCGGAAGTGAAAAAGGCTTTCAGGAAATTAGCACTTCAG TATCATCCAGATGTATGTAGAGGAGGGAATTGTAGTGTTCAATTTCATCGAATCAATGAAGCTTATGATGTGGTGATGAATAGTTTGAGAGGTGAAACCCTAGATGAAGAACCGTTTGAATGTGTGGCGCAGGAAGAAGATATGTGGGAAGAATGGATGGGATGGGAAGGAGCGGGTATTCGTGATTATTCTTCTCATATAAATCCTTATATATGA